A genomic stretch from Oncorhynchus tshawytscha isolate Ot180627B linkage group LG07, Otsh_v2.0, whole genome shotgun sequence includes:
- the hdhd3 gene encoding haloacid dehalogenase-like hydrolase domain-containing protein 3 isoform X2 — MHVPLRWVLWDVKDTLLKVRRSVGEQYCQEVQRTAGFSLNPTEVEAAFRQSFHQYSKLYPNYGTAKGLGGKAWWMGVVRDTFAQCRVQDAALLDTLAHNLYHGFCSPNNWEVFPDSAKTLESISSLGLKQGVVSNFDNRLEGILRGCGLLSHFSFLLTSEEAGIAKPNPAIFHRALEKCGVTAASVAHIGDHYVYDYVTSRSLGLHGYLLDRQGRNKYPDVPPQHRLKTLEELPARLQQHMD, encoded by the exons ATGCATGTGCCACTGCGCTGGGTGCTGTGGGATGTGAAAGACACCCTGCTGAAGGTGCGCAGGTCTGTCGGGGAGCAGTACTGCCAGGAGGTCCAGCGAACAGCAGGTTTCAGTCTTAACCCTACAGAGGTGGAGGCTGCCTTCCGCCAGTCCTTCCACCAGTACTCCAAACTCTACCCCAACTACGGTACGGCCAAGGGCCTGGGGGGGAAGGCCTGGTGGATGGGAGTGGTTCGGGACACCTTCGCCCAGTGTAGAGTACAGGACGCAGCCCTACTGGACACACTGGCCCACAACTTGTATCATGGCTTCTGCAGCCCTAATAACTGGGAG GTATTTCCAGACTCGGCGAAGACCCTGGAGAGCATATCCTCCCTGGGACTGAAGCAGGGTGTGGTGTCCAACTTTGACAATCGCCTGGAGGGGATTCTACGAGGCTGTGGCCTTCTGTCTCACTTTAGCTTCCTGCTCACCTCAGAGGAGGCCGGTATAGCCAAGCCTAACCCAGCCATCTTCCACCGGGCACTAGAGAAATGTGGCGTAACAGCCGCGAGTGTAGCTCACATTGGGGACCATTATGTCTATGACTATGTGACCTCTCGGTCACTGGGCCTCCATGGGTACTTGCTGGACAGACAGGGCAGGAATAAATACCCTGATGTTCCCCCACAGCATCGACTAAAGACCCTGGAGGAGCTACCTGCACGTCTCCAGCAACATATGGACTAA
- the hdhd3 gene encoding haloacid dehalogenase-like hydrolase domain-containing protein 3 isoform X1 — MNPRKSTDSVQMKGVMHVPLRWVLWDVKDTLLKVRRSVGEQYCQEVQRTAGFSLNPTEVEAAFRQSFHQYSKLYPNYGTAKGLGGKAWWMGVVRDTFAQCRVQDAALLDTLAHNLYHGFCSPNNWEVFPDSAKTLESISSLGLKQGVVSNFDNRLEGILRGCGLLSHFSFLLTSEEAGIAKPNPAIFHRALEKCGVTAASVAHIGDHYVYDYVTSRSLGLHGYLLDRQGRNKYPDVPPQHRLKTLEELPARLQQHMD; from the exons atgaatccACGTAAATCCACCGACTCAGTTCAGATGAAAG GTGTGATGCATGTGCCACTGCGCTGGGTGCTGTGGGATGTGAAAGACACCCTGCTGAAGGTGCGCAGGTCTGTCGGGGAGCAGTACTGCCAGGAGGTCCAGCGAACAGCAGGTTTCAGTCTTAACCCTACAGAGGTGGAGGCTGCCTTCCGCCAGTCCTTCCACCAGTACTCCAAACTCTACCCCAACTACGGTACGGCCAAGGGCCTGGGGGGGAAGGCCTGGTGGATGGGAGTGGTTCGGGACACCTTCGCCCAGTGTAGAGTACAGGACGCAGCCCTACTGGACACACTGGCCCACAACTTGTATCATGGCTTCTGCAGCCCTAATAACTGGGAG GTATTTCCAGACTCGGCGAAGACCCTGGAGAGCATATCCTCCCTGGGACTGAAGCAGGGTGTGGTGTCCAACTTTGACAATCGCCTGGAGGGGATTCTACGAGGCTGTGGCCTTCTGTCTCACTTTAGCTTCCTGCTCACCTCAGAGGAGGCCGGTATAGCCAAGCCTAACCCAGCCATCTTCCACCGGGCACTAGAGAAATGTGGCGTAACAGCCGCGAGTGTAGCTCACATTGGGGACCATTATGTCTATGACTATGTGACCTCTCGGTCACTGGGCCTCCATGGGTACTTGCTGGACAGACAGGGCAGGAATAAATACCCTGATGTTCCCCCACAGCATCGACTAAAGACCCTGGAGGAGCTACCTGCACGTCTCCAGCAACATATGGACTAA